One Festucalex cinctus isolate MCC-2025b chromosome 1, RoL_Fcin_1.0, whole genome shotgun sequence genomic region harbors:
- the ezh1 gene encoding histone-lysine N-methyltransferase EZH1: MEASADDASTPAVVSPPTPKPQPPLYLGPAHSLLEWRRRVRSEYMRLRQLKRLKKTEEVKAVFVSNRLKIEKQTGILNEEWSKLRIQSVPLSSSGGPVATKKMCTVVSGFPGFKVQAVAMRPLSTVTGIPFMYSWSPLQHNFMVEDETFLHNIPYMGDEVLEQDEAFLEELIDNYDGVHGDREGGFISDEIFKELVEALSQYSDHEDDEEEEATAAAAAATEKKEEERAMRRSSTEGSEESKAPFVRRKRRSAVEVRDPSGSKKIPSDKIFTAIASMFPYKGSTEELKEKYKDLQEPPSPVKLPPLCTPNLDGPFAKSVQREQSLHSFHTLFCRRCFKYDCFLHPFHATANVYKRKSKEIRMETDPCGGDCFLLQKGAKEFVDQNMLRSQRFRKRRRQQQQRPASASCPGPSGFAEESKDGESDHETTSSSEGNSRCQTPTKLRPVDDEAEQPACCTVEWSGAEESLFRVLHGTYFNNFCSIARLIGTKNCKEVYAFAVKEALIHRIPLEDGGISPQKKKRKHRLWAKIQLKKDNSSNQVYNYQPCDHPDHPCDSTCPCVITQNFCEKFCQCEHECQNRFPGCRCKTQCNTKQCPCYLAVRECDPDLCMTCGAADHWDSKVVSCKNCSIQRGLKKHLLLAPSDVAGWGTFIKEPVQKNEFISEYCGELISQDEADRRGRIYDKYMSSFLFNLNNDFVVDATRKGNKIRFANHSVNPNCYAKVVMVNGDHRIGIFAKRSIMQGEELFFDYRYSQADALKYVGIEREVDMS; the protein is encoded by the exons atgGAGGCAAGCGCTGATGACGCTTCAACGCCAGCCGTTGTTTCCCCGCCCACCCCGAAACCTCAGCCGCCTTTATACCTTGGCCCCGCCCACAGCCTGCTGGAGTGGCGTCGGCGGGTCAGGTCCGAGTACATGCGCCTTCGCCAGCTGAAGCGCCTTAAGAAAACAGAGGAGGTCAAG GCCGTGTTTGTGTCCAACCGGCTCAAGATTGAGAAGCAAACCGGCATCCTGAATGAGGAATGGTCCAAGCTGAGGATCCAGTCGGTGCCCTTGTCCAGCTCGGGTGGACCTGTGGCGACTAAAAAG ATGTGCACCGTAGTGTCCGGCTTCCCAGGGTTCAAAGTTCAGGCCGTCGCCATGAGGCCTCTGTCAACGGTGACGGGAATCCCCTTCATGTACTCCTGGTCACCTTTGCAGCACAACTTTATG GTGGAGGATGAGACATTCCTGCACAACATTCCCTACATGGGCGATGAGGTATTGGAGCAGGACGAAGCCTTCCTGGAGGAACTGATTGACAACTATGACGGCGTCCACGGGGACAGAG AGGGGGGGTTCATCAGCGACGAGATCTTCAAGGAGCTGGTGGAGGCCTTGAGCCAGTACTCTGACCACGAggacgacgaggaggaggaagcgacggcggcggcggcggcggcgactgaAAAGAAGGAAGAAGAGCGAGCGATGAGGCGGAGCTCGACCGAGGGCTCCGAGGAGAGCAAAGCGCCGTTCGTCCGCCGAAAGAGGAGGAGCGCTGTCGAGG TGCGGGACCCGTCTGGCAGCAAGAAGATCCCCAGCGACAAAATCTTCACCGCCATCGCCTCCATGTTCCCGTACAAGGGCTCCACCGAGGAGCTGAAGGAAAA gtACAAGGACCTCCAGGAACCGCCCAGCCCGGTCAAGTTGCCTCCCCTCTGCACCCCCAACCTGGACGGGCCCTTCGCAAAGTCGGTGCAGCGAGAGCAGTCGTTGCACTCCTTCCACACGCTCTTCTGCAGGCGATGCTTCAAATACGACTGCTTCCTCCACC CTTTCCACGCGACGGCAAACGTATACAAGAGGAAGAGCAAAGAGATCCGAATGGAGACGGATCCGTGCGGCGGCGACTGTTTCCTGTTGCAG AAAGGGGCGAAAGAGTTTGTGGATCAAAACATGTTGCGCTCGCAGAGATTTCGCAAGAGGCGCAGGCAACAGCAACAGCGTCCCGCCAGCGCAAGTTGCCCCGGACCGTCGGGATTCGCTGAGGAGAGCAAAGACGGTGAAAGCGACCATGAAACGACTTCCTCCTCAG AGGGGAATTCGCGCTGCCAGACCCCCACTAAGCTGCGCCCAGTGGACGACGAAGCGGAGCAGCCGGCGTGCTGTACGGTGGAGTGGAGCGGCGCGGAGGAGTCGCTCTTCCGGGTGCTGCACGGCACCTACTTCAACAACTTCTGCTCCATCGCCCGCCTCATCGGCACCAAAAACTGCAAGGAG GTGTATGCATTTGCGGTGAAGGAGGCTCTCATCCATCGCATCCCTCTAGAGGACGGAGGCATCTCACcgcagaagaagaaaaggaagcaCAG GTTATGGGCAAAGATTCAGCTCAAGAAAG ATAACTCGTCCAATCAGGTGTACAACTACCAGCCATGTGACCATCCTGACCACCCGTGTGACAGCACCTGCCCGTGTGTCATCACGCAGAATTTCTGCGAGAAGTTTTGCCAGTGTGAACACGAGT GCCAGAACCGCTTCCCGGGCTGCAGGTGCAAGACCCAGTGCAACACAAAGCAGTGTCCCTGCTACCTGGCTGTGAGGGAGTGCGACCCGGACCTGTGCATGACCTGCGGCGCCGCCGACCACTGGGACAGCAAAGTGGTGTCGTGCAAGAACTGCAGCATCCAGAGGGGCCTCAAAAAG CACCTCCTGTTAGCTCCGTCGGACGTCGCCGGATGGGGCACTTTCATCAAGGAGCCTGTGCAGAAGAATGAGTTCATCTCAGAGTATTGCGGCGAG CTCATCTCGCAGGACGAAGCGGACCGGCGAGGCAGAATCTACGACAAATACATGTCCAGCTTCCTTTTCAACCTGAACAACG ACTTTGTCGTTGATGCCACCAGGAAGGGGAACAAAATCCGCTTTGCCAATCATTCAGTCAACCCCAACTGCTACGCCAAAG TGGTGATGGTGAACGGAGACCATCGCATCGGGATTTTTGCCAAGCGGTCCATCATGCAAGGGGAAGAGCTTTTTTTCGACTACAG ATACAGCCAAGCGGACGCCCTCAAATATGTCGGCATCGAGAGGGAGGTGGACATGTCTTAG
- the ramp2 gene encoding receptor activity-modifying protein 2 isoform X1, translating to MWEKDRALLGNMTSSRFHIVLAVCFLLLCACCTPACCLVDEKLSLQSATTVVYQSTEMMNAIANATFGDTASPTACGQTTVSCMSFHLFCDVIFGGATMDCLYELLGPICLCNFELAMEAMNTTDWCAWSNVSWLYSNLSICTENISDCLGIPWPNPLVEQTFVDIHHKFFKDCPMEELSDPPPPIIFALVITPILLIPVMVSLVVLKTKNGDGSS from the exons ATGTGGGAGAAGGACAGAGCATTGTTGGGCAACATGACATCCAGCAGGTTTCACATCGTCTTGGCCGtctgttttcttcttctgtgcG CTTGTTGTACACCAGCATGTTGTCTGGTGGATGAAAAGTTGAGTCTGCAGTCCGCCACCACAGTAG TGTATCAATCAACAGAGATGATGAACGCCATTGCCA ATGCCACCTTTGGAGACACCGCCTCACCAACCG CTTGTGGACAAACCACCGTCAGTTGTATGAGCTTCCACCTTTTCTGCGATGTTATTTTCGGGGGCGCCACTATGGACTGCCTGTATGAGCTCCTGGGCCCCATATGCCTCTGCAACTTTGAGTTGGCCATGGAGGCCATGAACACCACCGACTGGTGCGCTTGGAGTAACGTAAGCTG GTTGTACAGCAACTTGAGCATCTGCACCGAGAACATCTCCGACTGCCTGGGCATCCCGTGGCCCAACCCTCTGGTGGAGCAGACCTTTGTGGACATCCACCACAAGTTCTTCAAGGACTGCCCCATGGAGGAGCTCAGTGACCCTCCGCCGCCCATCATCTTCGCCCTGGTGATCACGCCCATCCTCCTGATCCCCGTCATGGTCAGCCTGGTGGTTCTCAAGACTAAGAATGGAGATGGGAGCTCCTGA
- the ramp2 gene encoding receptor activity-modifying protein 2 isoform X2 produces MKGALGLIVVLLLLSFFYDATFGDTASPTACGQTTVSCMSFHLFCDVIFGGATMDCLYELLGPICLCNFELAMEAMNTTDWCAWSNVSWLYSNLSICTENISDCLGIPWPNPLVEQTFVDIHHKFFKDCPMEELSDPPPPIIFALVITPILLIPVMVSLVVLKTKNGDGSS; encoded by the exons ATGAAGGGAGCCCTTGGGTTGATTGTGGTGCTCCTGCTCCTCTCCTTTTTCTATG ATGCCACCTTTGGAGACACCGCCTCACCAACCG CTTGTGGACAAACCACCGTCAGTTGTATGAGCTTCCACCTTTTCTGCGATGTTATTTTCGGGGGCGCCACTATGGACTGCCTGTATGAGCTCCTGGGCCCCATATGCCTCTGCAACTTTGAGTTGGCCATGGAGGCCATGAACACCACCGACTGGTGCGCTTGGAGTAACGTAAGCTG GTTGTACAGCAACTTGAGCATCTGCACCGAGAACATCTCCGACTGCCTGGGCATCCCGTGGCCCAACCCTCTGGTGGAGCAGACCTTTGTGGACATCCACCACAAGTTCTTCAAGGACTGCCCCATGGAGGAGCTCAGTGACCCTCCGCCGCCCATCATCTTCGCCCTGGTGATCACGCCCATCCTCCTGATCCCCGTCATGGTCAGCCTGGTGGTTCTCAAGACTAAGAATGGAGATGGGAGCTCCTGA